The Prunus dulcis chromosome 3, ALMONDv2, whole genome shotgun sequence genome segment TTGTAGTATATGTGCTTCATAGCCAATCAACTCAATTCTCCAATCAAAACTATCTTATCATTTCCCATAAGGTTATTAGAGTGAGATGGACGAGGTAGAGACTAGCTTTTTGagtattttattgaaatcaagttttctATAAGAATAAAGGATGAATTGAGTCTGTCATGGAAAAAGAACAGGAAATGAACTTGTTTAGTGGAGGTGTGATGTCAGAGGTAAGACCAATCTGTGCAAAATGAGGAAAGAATTAATGTGAAATGGCCCTGGGATAGAGGTTAATGGACTGTGGGACTCCAAACCCCGGCTGGAGTTTGAGGTTTTGCACCTGTGTTGTTGATCAACTGGTGAGGGTGAAAAACATTTAACATGTTATTTGCTTCGCCTGAAGCCATATCTCTTAAAGTATCTGCTTAAATGTCTTAGATGTTAATGCTCGATTAGCATTGTCATGCAAATTTAGTTGTTTATATTGTCCTTTATTCCCATCATTGTGTTCTGTTGGAAAATGGGAATTATTGTCAATCTCTGTTAACTTGCCTGTGTTGTGGCTAACTTGCACATAttacttttgttgtttttattaacTTCGGATTTGTCTTGTGTTTGACAAAATGGTGCTCTGGTACACATTTCTGGACTCATTTCTTGACACATGTCGTGTTACTCCTCAGGCTCAAAGAAAGACAGATAGGTCAGTTGGAATCTTTCATCATGGTGATAGTCTGAGCCCTGGGTCTGTTcttgaagcttcattttcttctagTAGTCTGGATGATAGCTCAGGTAGAGTActtgaataatagtagaaattgcaaggcaaaaacAGATACATAATTTACTTTGCTAAAATCTGCTACATAATTTCTACTGTCTATAGATGTCCTTTAACCCTCTAaatgtgatttcttttttcaatctgATAAGATCCTCCAAATGTgatttacatatttttcatgcttcTGGTTCCAGGGCATAGATCCTTCAACCCTCACTTTATGGATTACTCTGATGATGCGTTGCAACTGGGACATTATGGTGATTTGATAGACTCTGCCACTTCAGTGGACAGAAAGAAGACTGGTAGTGAGATGATGACTGCCCTTGTCAATAATGTATCTAGGATATTACATAGCATCAATGCTGGTGGGGAAAGATTGAGAGGAGACAAGCTAACCCATGCAAATGAAGTTATCTTGAAAGCTGAACTATTGTTTGGAGATGTGACTCAGCATAAAATGGATGTAATGAAAGGTCTTTTCATCAGTCCCTTGCTTCTTGACTTGGAAACTATTGCCAGCAGCATGATGAAAATTTTCGATGTGTTAAGTAGTTTTGGGGACACCAAAGAGGGAACTAAAATCAGCGAGTTCCTTTTTGATTGTGTCATAGAGCATTTAGACTCAAAATATGGTCGATACTGTAACTCCGGATTCAGATTTTGGGAGAAATTGCCTTTATGCATGAACCGTAAGTTGATGATTCAAGAGGTTGAAGACGAGATGCAAAAGTGGACAGATTTGGCTGGAATGATTCCTGATGAGATGATAGAATGGGATATGAATCATGCCCTGGGGAAGTGGACTGATTTCAATATTGAAGCATTTGAGGCAGGTTCTGAAATTGACGGGGACATTCTTCAAAGTCTGGTTAACGAAGTTGTGGTAGATCTCCGTGAGTGCAGGCTGGGTTCCTTGTGAATTTCATGTAGCCTGACCGTTTTTGAGTTCCTAATATCAGCCATGCTACATGCATGTTTGTTAAACCAAGCAAAAATTGTATTCTTTTGTACAAATCAATGGAAGGTTTAGTTCAATATTAAGTTATTGGATGCTGTGGATGAGCATTGTGggtatattttgtttcttgaatGTGATTGGTCTTAAAATATGCAAAACagtttgaaacaaaaattctgTGTTCTTGCCTCAGGTCTGCCTCCTTTGGGGTTGATGCTGTGTATTctgtagttttttttctttttcttttttctgcaaTTGGTGTAATGTGGAAAGATAATCAAATTTGTACCACTCTGAGTTGATGATCATCTTAAATCAGACACAATTTGTGGTAattagtataaaaaaaaacgagTTGGTAAATTAAGCATTTTTATTgacatcaaaatcaaaaggggaaaattttgaaattggcTAAAGAATGAAAGATTTATGACATGGGGGCATGATGCCAAATACATCCAAGAGTTGAAACAATTTATAGCATATTCCTTTTAAATTCTCAAACCCAAATACTAGTTACATCCAGAGCTTTACAATCCATCAAATTCTCAGGCAAACAAAAGAATTTGCACCCACTCTGACTCGATGATCATCTTCAGTTGGAACAGAATTTGCAAAACTTAGTAAAAGAATCATATACTAAAACTCTCAAACTCATATACTAGTTAGTTACATCAAAAGAGCTTTACAATCCatcaaaaaaacccaaaagaattCTCAGTGGTAATCAATCACTCAGGCAAACCATGAACCAAAAGAATTcatattatgaaaaataagaatgaaCTCAAAGTTACgaaaaaatagtaataaaaaaaaaaagattaggCAGCAAAGCAGCAAACTTTGAAAATCAAAACTGCCTGTACCCCAAAACAGTCTTGGGAATTGCTCTGCCATTCCCATTCCTCCCTCCCCTGTTTTCGCCACTAATAGCATTAGCAGCAGCAGAAGACAAACCCTTCAATTCCTCCATACTCGCATAGCTCTTCCTTGCCATCAACCCTCCACCATTGTTGTACCTCTTCTCCCCTGCGCTCGCCGACTTACTCCCTCTCGAATTGGACAAAACCCCATTCGCTTTCGACCAGGACTTCGCCGGCGGGGTCATCTCAAGCGTCGACGGAAGCCTTGTTGGTGGCTTGCGGTTCTCTTTTCTCAACACAGCGGAGAAATCAGGCACTGATTGAGCCACAGCAGAGGACCCTTTACGCGATTTGGTCGTATTGGTCTGAAATTTGACTTGTTTCTTCAACGGGCTCGGTTTCAATTCGGGTTCTTCGGCCTCTTCCGGCCTCAGATGCTTCCTTCGCAGCTTTGCTTCTCTGAGCTCCGCGTAGGCTTTGTATCTGGGTCCTCTCTCCATGATGCTCTCTGTGATGAGCCGCAGAGGGACTGGCTCTTGGTCTGGTTGTGGGTTCTGGGAGAGAATGAGGGAGATGGGGTCGAGGGCTTGGAAGAGATATTGGAAAGCAGGGTTTGGTTGATGATGGGTTTGTTGCAGAGAGCCGTTAGTCGCTGCCATTGTTGATGAATTTGAGGTCGCGCTGTGTGCAGATATCTTGGATTTTGGTGGATTTAATAATGGCTTCTGTAGTTTCCTCTTGCGCTTTTACTTACTTTGCAATTAAAGATTAAAGATTTTGGATTCCAACGGTCGAAAATAGGAAAGAGACGGAGACTATTTAAGCCTTTTTGCTCCCTTGTTCCCCTTTTTCTTGCTTCCAAGTCCAACGTTCTGATTTTAAGTCGGtccctttttaaaaataaaaaaggatatTGAATCACTTTGGATTCCATATCAACTGCCTGATCTGACTGGTATTTTCATGATGGTTCTTCAGAGCCGTCTGATCtccctgtttttttttttgggggtcaaAGAGATCATCTCATCTGACTTTCTagtatcaaatttttttttttaattattttaaaaagagtACTAGTTACTTCTCCTCTTACCTTCCCCTTTTACCTtacaatttattttcttaaataatgctagttacctttttttcttgccTTCCTCTTTTTTACCTTCcacaaattttttcttcttaaagaATGCTAgttaacttcttctttttgtcttcCTAATTCTGGTTTATGTCACGTATATTCCACTCACACATAAATTTATgtgttcaaaaaaaatttactctCTTTACAagcaaaatattaatattttacattaaatacataaattttcGTGTGAATAGAATACACGTGGTACAAACtgaataaaaaagacaaataaCTAGCATTTTTTATTAGATTTTACGGAAGATTTGTCCAAAAGAGACTTTTCGGAAGGTGCCACGACTCCGAAAAAGAGAGGTTTTTATATTAAAGGACATTTTTGTTGTGTAATTGACAAAGCTTCTAAACAAAGGCGGCCATTTCAAAGTCTTCCACTTGGAGGTCTGCCTCTATGTGACAAAATTAGAAGGAATGCATAAAGGATCGGGTAAAATTAATCATAAATTTAACCCATTGTGTCAAATTtcacaacaataaaaataagaaactgTTTTTACTGTGAGTATAATGTTGAGCTTTAAACATGAGCCTGTTTGGATAGTTTAAATTTGGTAGTAACATCTTCACTTGGGGATTTCATTATATGGGATTGATGGCATTTAGggtaattttcaattcctcAATCTATTCAGTCTGATATGGTATAATCAAATTTCTATTAAATTTTCAACCCAATTAGCAGCTTCATTCCATAGACTGATCCACATTAACACTGCAATTATCATAACTTAACATTTAATATGTAGATGCCAACGAGATCTAGTCCAGAGGACTTGTAGACTAGTGGTCTTAGGTTCGAACTCTCATGGTACCGTGTAGTGTGTATGAGAGAAACCCCCCTCTCCCTGTAATTTAAACTATTGCttgtaataaaaaaacacatttgATATGTAGATCATGAAGCAAAGTATAGAGATCAAGATATCCAGCTTGTTATAAATCAGctttgtttttggtaaaaGTAGCTTCGTTCAAAAGGAAGACTAGTACAAAGGAAGAGTGACAATGGATACATCAGAAATGCTCTATGAGCAACTTACTCCTTTGCCCAAATTACACTTTGTGATATTTGTATTTCTGCCTCAAATTAAAACTAGTGATACTCTGGTCAAATCCATTCAGCACCAGGGTTCTTACAGCCTCAACCCCTTGATCCAGTGCTGCATCAATCTGTCCAGATGACAGATAACAGTCACAATTAAGATATTACGGGTTCAAATTCACACCCACTGAAATGAATAGGCACCGTAATTGTGTGTTATGGCATGCATGCAAGCGATTCTTTGGGGACCAATACAGTTATCAAAGAATTTCCAGAGAGACCAGGGGTCAGAACCATTTTGAATGACTAAAACCGTCAActcttttagttttattttacaaGTCCTTCAAAAAGTTTAGCCTGCATCACTAAAAGTTGAGTATTCATGATTTTAGAGGAATTTTGTATTCATGCAACTGAGCTCAGGCAACACGGAGCTCGTGATTATACATGATATCGATACGTCGGGCCCAACCAAATGTTTGTTTTGCTCATTATTCATAGTCACCAGGGCAAATGTGTAATGGCATGTCAAAAACAGAGCTCAGACAACACACCAAAAACCAACTAGAGGCagagaatatatttttttatcagAACTCAGCTAATCATGTGCAACCACATCAAAATGTTGAGACCTCACATACCTGATGTCTCTCTACTGTACTGAACCTCTGTAGAAGATAGGCTTTCATGTCCATAGTTCCAGGCGGATTTCCAATACCTGCAAACATATTTTTCCTCCTTTTATTTTCCAATTAAGGCAAGCATAGAACTTCGGGTTGAGACAAACCTAATTATTGCAAAAAATAGTACTCAAGAAACAAACCTATACACAACCGAGGAAATTCGCGGCAACCGTCCAGATGGCCCATTACACTCTTCACACTGTaacaagaaaacaattatGAACAATTTGAGATGAGAGAAGTGAGGAAAAGCAGGCAAGTTTTTCAACCAATTTCGTATTGCCTGATATGGAGTAGAGGTAGCAGAATTTTTCATGAACATGTTAAAAGGCAATGATATTAAGACTGTTTGCagtatttttccttttgtttcccCCAATGTTGGACCACACAAGGGGGAGCAGTCCTCCCTTCCATGAAATCCCTCCTCTCTGTAGGGGTTCAACTAGAGGTCAAAAGCCAATACCTTTTCAATAATGTACAGATCGAATTAATTTTAACTGGGGTTTCTGGATTATAAAAAAGAGTTGGAACTCATTTTTGTTAAATGTTATGGTATTGAAACTTATCGCGCAAATTTGTCCTTTTGTGTGACATTATATATGTTCTCGATTTGTTTTGCTCCTCTTCAACCTTCTCGGTTATGTTGGTTTCTTCGTATTACATTTATGTGCTTCTTTTCATTCACTTCAAATGATAACCAGCTGCATTCACCACTATTCTTAACCAACAAACATGTACATTGATAACTATATGAATAAACCCTTCCAAACCACACTCACAAACTAGCCAAAACAATATTTCTTGAAGTACCTTTCACAGCCCCATACCAACCATAAGTAGTTCTATTTATAGCTTTTCTGCCTCCTCAAACCATACATTTACCCTGCACCCACTGCAACATTGATTCTCCACACTAACACTTCAGAAATAATAGGTTATACAGTCAGGTTGGATTGATGTGCCCGAGCGGAAAAACAGATGAAGTTGCAACAACTCCTAAATAAATTGGACTTTTACTCTAAACCAATACAAACTGAATCTGATTGACAAAACCCAGTCATATTGGGCAGGATTGGCAGGGTTGTTTGATTTGACAGTATGATGCCCACCCTTACTTTTGGTAACTTTTATCACTGTGAGTCAACTTTATTTTCAAACCTCACCTATTTGGTGGACAAATTTTAAGAGACAAATATTTTCTCATATTGTCTTCTCTTTTCTACTCTTATTGTTAAACAATGTACTGGAAAGTAATAGAATTcaaccattttcttttcttttcctttcttcctgGGTAAACCAAACGTTGAGAATCAGGGAAAGAAAacataattcaaaatttccattCAAGAACCAgttgtttctttaatttctagtTCAGAATCTTTagataagaaaaaatatatatgaaaagtAGTTTCTTCTCCGATTCACTCTCTACTCAGCCAACAGTAAGAAGAACCCCAAACCCCTTGCTTTACTTCTACTCATGACATCACTACTAATACAACTCTAATTGACAGCATAGAACCAGAGGGCTATACAGAAAGGATCACACATGTAAATGTGTCTTCAAGGGTACAgattgcaaaaataaaaaaagagaaacaataTGACTTTAAGACTTTAGGAAGGAAAACATGCAGTTAATTTAGCAGCCCTTGACAGACATCAATTAGAACATACTGTGGAAAATAAACTTGCTAAACAATGCTCAAATCTAAATCAGAGATTAGTTAGATAAACAAGATTTGTATTAAAACATATTTCTTCAAAAACATAGGAAAGTGATTGATAAATGTTCACGTGAATTCTGTTCAATAGTAATATTCAAACATACCCATTGTGATATCCATGTCCTCCTTTTGGCTGAATCCTCAGAACACCATTTGGTAAGCTCATCTCATCATAAACCTACAAAAAAGTTCATGTCTCTGATAAATGTAATGTGACAGAACTTGATGGCTATTTTGAAGAAAGGCATTTTTTATCTTGTAAAGCCTAcatcaagaaataaaaatacataccAGTAAAATATGACGTAGGGGTACTTGATAATATGCCGCAAGTGGTCCAACCTTAAGAATAACAAAAGGAGAATAAGTGACAGAAAATTCCATCTCCAGGTAGCAAAATCACATTCACACCCTTTATTCAACTAAAGGAAAGTAGAGGTATACAATAATGCTCATGGATTATGTAAGAGCATcctttaacaaaaaaataaagcagaGTATTGATGGAAATTGGCAAATCACATTGTCACATTATTCCACTTTGCCAACTATCAATTGATCACAATGTTAACTTATACATAAGGTTTATTCAGCTAGAAAATTCAATTAATCATCCGACTATGCACCACAAGTTGTCCATGACTAAACATAtgatttgaaaatttcaaacatGGAAAGATTTGTGATTGTTGCCATAAAATGAGCACCGCTTAGTTCATAGCCACGTTAAACTCTGTGAGCGGATGCTAACGATTGTAATCATTTTCGGAATAGAACACTATGGAGCTAATTAGTCATTATTACTTTTACACATCCCTGGGAATTAAATGGTATTTCTTGAGCATACGGCTCTTCCATCAATGACCTATTATGGCTTTGAGGAAAATAGGAATAATAATACTAAATGAGGGATCATTTTCAAGTTTCCTTGAACACTTTCATCAAGTGTAACAGAGATTCAAGTAATAGATTCTCACTCTAATGGTATGCCATGTAATCACTAATAGGAAATTATCATAGGTATTATGTAGAGAACATTTATGCGAGCCTAAATTCAAACAACAAAGCAAACAGATATGATGAGAACAAACCGATTCCCCACTGTAATTCATGTAGGCTTGAGGCTTCGCCAACAAAATCGGTACCTCTCCAATGGAACCTGTACTGATCACACAAGTCTGAATGAACACCAAAACTCATGAGAATATGGAAATAGAAAACTAGGATGCAAGCAATTAAAATACAACTGAAGACCCACCTATTCCGACCAAGGCCTTTGACTGAATGGTATTCATCACAACACCTTGCGTTTTAGCTATACTGTCAATCATCTCAAAACCAATCTGgtatgaaaagaaaaccctTATGAAAAATAGGcatcgaaaaaaaaattcaaccaaaaGAATTAAGTTAGTGCAATAATATTACATTGTGCCTGGTGCCATGGTACTTATTGCCAGGGTTACCCAATCCAACAATCAGCCAAGGAGTGTACTCCACTTTAGCACCATTGTTATTCTCCGGCAAGGAAGCTTGCACACAAAAACTCGTTGGAACTGAACACTTTCTTAGAAAACGAGGGCTACAAGGTCTTCTTGGATATGATATGCAACAGTTTGGGGCAGAGACAGCATACCACATTGACCTACATGAACAAAACACAAATTGATATATCAGATAAGAATGAATAACCATTTGGGTCTTCATTAACTCGCCAAGTTTCCACCTTTCTAGTATTTCAGTTAGCTAAATTCTGAGTTTTATCTGTTTTTGTTCCCTCTAATTGTTGTATCTTTCATGACAAACTGATACAATTTTAAGGGTAAAAGAAGGACCAAAAAACAAACGATAAGCTGGGCTAGAATAAACTGACATATCTCTGTGTATCATGATAAACTATAATTGACAACTTAAAAAGAATATCTTGAAATTCTACTCTCCTCAGCCACCAAACGgtttttaatgggggaaacaAACTTCAACAGATAGAGGAAGGAAcgagaaaataataaatgcaaaaaaagaaaaaaacaataatgaaaTCACGAAAAGATAGATAACGAAGAGCTAAGCGAACCTGGCTGAGAATTTTTGAGCTAGAATTTGAATGTGAGAAAGTTGCAGGCTGAGAGAGCTTGGAAGTTgcttatgttttattttgcaCACAGCAAGAGCTTCAAAAAGACGAGTCTAAAATCTTGGGATTTATCCGATTTTAGTAGCAGAAAAGCTAATAAATGTACAGTGCcctttatataaattatatctCTTCGTGTTGTCAACAAATCCGCTGTAGCAATACTCACAAATGGAAAATTGTAATCCGGGTTCGAATCCCGGCAGTGGAATcccgttttattttttattttttgagttggGTTGTTTACTTGGGCCATAATATAAATGGGCTTCATAGCTCacactaaaaactaaaaagaattctgaattttctattataaaaataaaataaaaaggggaaATTATTTTTGGTTCATGTGTTTTGccttgatttcaattttgatcactctctttttgttgtttttatttttattttttattgttttgcaAAGTTAGGAAGGGCACACACATTGTCAATGTGTCACGAGGGTTTGAACCTAAAATCACTCATTTACAAGCAGTGAAGGATCCAGGATTGTTCCCTCATGGAGTCATATATAGTGTAaaagtttcaaattttcttttcaccaTATTTAGAGGTTGTGTTGTGTATAAATTTGAGCTCTGAAAGTTTACATACCATATGggtaattttctttaaaatctCCTTAGGGAGAAGAGTTATAGTTTAAGTATGGAAAAATGGTGTTGCCAAATAGTAACAAACCATGATGACATtgagattttaatttaaaagttaATAACAAGAATAAGAggtatataatttatttaatgtaTCCTAATAGGGTTTTTCAGTTGTTCTTAGTTAAAACTGATAGTCTTATGTTACCTTACATTTGGATATGAGTTTAAAGTGTTTTATTATTACACTTGAAACCAAAAATAGTCGGCCCATCTTGAAACCAAaccttaataaataaaaaaattgtgttaTAGAAACCAAACCAATCTTGAAACCAATGTTTGCTATGCAGTAATATAGAATCAGTTCAATAATATATGTGGGTAAAATGTCTGGGAGCTCAGAGGAGAGTGATGATTGTGTAATAGCTAATGGGACGGTTTACATAcctgaagtaagaaatgaggaTACACTAATAGTTGTGATGGAGTTCGACTCGCTCAACCTCGTTTATGATTTCTACAATAGACATGCATTCTTGGTTGGCCTTGGTATTCGACATCATTCCATCTTTAGGGGAAAAGCAATAAAGAGATTCtgaggaaagaatttgtatgttgcaaacaaggtGAATATAGGAAAGATAAAACTTGGCTGAGAAAAAGACAGCAGGGGATAAGTAGATGTGATTGCAAGGCTAAGATTGTGGTTGTGGGGACAAATAGGCTCAAGAAGTATATCATATCTCTTGTTGTAGAGGGACACATTCATATGATGACACCCCAAAAAGAGTGCATTTTTTGAGATCACACTGTCGTATTTCAgattctacaaaagtactcaaaaaataattcagtTCAGTTAATATCCCCACTCATAATAGGTAAGTATTTTCGAGGTGCAATCTGGAGGAATGGATAAAATTGATTTTACCAAAAAGGATATTTACAATCTTGAATATAGTGTGAGTGGGAAGCTGAGGAACCATGATGTTGAACAAGTGACTGAGTATTTTATGGccgaacaaaaaaaaaaatcagtttttttatttcaagattgagggaGATTCCAATGACAGGTTTAGTTGCtgtttttgggcagatgcAACCTCTAGACGGGCGTATGGGTTTTATGGAGATGTTGTTATATTCAATACCACATTCAACACAAATCGATTCGGct includes the following:
- the LOC117621252 gene encoding uncharacterized protein LOC117621252; this encodes MAATNGSLQQTHHQPNPAFQYLFQALDPISLILSQNPQPDQEPVPLRLITESIMERGPRYKAYAELREAKLRRKHLRPEEAEEPELKPSPLKKQVKFQTNTTKSRKGSSAVAQSVPDFSAVLRKENRKPPTRLPSTLEMTPPAKSWSKANGVLSNSRGSKSASAGEKRYNNGGGLMARKSYASMEELKGLSSAAANAISGENRGGRNGNGRAIPKTVLGYRQF
- the LOC117623256 gene encoding chloroplastic group IIB intron splicing facilitator CRS2-B, chloroplastic, which gives rise to MWYAVSAPNCCISYPRRPCSPRFLRKCSVPTSFCVQASLPENNNGAKVEYTPWLIVGLGNPGNKYHGTRHNIGFEMIDSIAKTQGVVMNTIQSKALVGIGSIGEVPILLAKPQAYMNYSGESVGPLAAYYQVPLRHILLVYDEMSLPNGVLRIQPKGGHGYHNGVKSVMGHLDGCREFPRLCIGIGNPPGTMDMKAYLLQRFSTVERHQIDAALDQGVEAVRTLVLNGFDQSITSFNLRQKYKYHKV